From the Candidatus Polarisedimenticolia bacterium genome, one window contains:
- a CDS encoding 4-hydroxythreonine-4-phosphate dehydrogenase PdxA — protein sequence DHGTAYDIAGRGTADPSSLNAAVALAVRLTSGS from the coding sequence GACCACGGCACCGCCTACGACATCGCGGGGCGCGGCACCGCCGATCCCTCCAGCCTCAACGCCGCCGTGGCCCTCGCGGTGCGCCTCACTTCCGGCAGCTGA